The Shewanella sp. NFH-SH190041 genome has a window encoding:
- the asnB gene encoding asparagine synthase B, which produces MCSIFAILDIQSDAKALRPVALEMSKLMRHRGPDWSGIYADEKAILVHERLAIVDVDHGAQPLLSEDESLVLAVNGEIYNHKELKAQLGDKYQYRTNSDCEVILALYQEYGTEFLDMLNGIFAFVLYDKARDIYLIGRDHMGIIPLYTGYDAEGNFYVASEMKSLMPVCKTVSTFQPGHYLYGKDAEMVHYYQRDWMSYDAVKDNAADKAELRQALESAVKRQLMSDVPYGVLLSGGLDSSIISAITQTFAKRRIEDDGATDAWWPQLHSFAVGLKGAPDLAAAQKVADAIGTIHHEIHFTFQEGLDAIRDVIYHLETYDVTTIRAATPMYLMARKIKAMGIKMVLSGEGADELFGGYLYFHKAPNAQAFHEELVRKLDKLHLYDCLRANKAMASWGLEARVPFLDKEFMDVAMRINPQAKMSVDGRIEKQILREAFEDILPHEVAWRQKEQFSDGVGYSWIDGLKEQAAAQVGDRELENAHFRFPYNTPDTKEGYFYRAIFEEHFPLASAAETVPGGKSVACSTPEALAWDASLSGVIDPSGRAVRSVHADSY; this is translated from the coding sequence ATGTGTTCTATTTTCGCCATCTTAGATATTCAGTCCGATGCAAAAGCATTGAGACCAGTTGCACTGGAAATGTCCAAACTGATGCGTCACCGTGGGCCTGACTGGTCAGGAATCTATGCCGATGAGAAAGCTATTTTGGTCCATGAGCGTCTGGCGATTGTCGATGTTGACCATGGGGCACAACCCCTGTTGAGCGAAGATGAATCCTTAGTACTGGCAGTAAACGGCGAAATTTACAACCATAAGGAACTGAAAGCCCAATTAGGCGATAAATATCAGTACCGTACTAACTCCGACTGTGAAGTGATTCTGGCGTTATACCAAGAATATGGCACTGAATTTTTGGATATGCTGAACGGGATCTTTGCATTCGTACTTTATGATAAAGCCCGTGACATCTACCTGATTGGTCGTGATCACATGGGAATTATTCCACTGTATACCGGGTACGATGCAGAAGGAAACTTCTATGTGGCATCAGAAATGAAATCTCTTATGCCAGTATGTAAGACTGTCAGCACTTTCCAACCAGGACACTACCTCTATGGCAAAGATGCCGAAATGGTACATTACTATCAGCGTGATTGGATGAGTTATGATGCTGTTAAAGACAATGCAGCAGATAAAGCCGAGTTACGCCAAGCATTGGAAAGTGCTGTTAAGCGTCAGCTGATGTCTGACGTACCTTATGGTGTACTACTGTCTGGTGGTCTGGATTCATCTATTATTTCAGCCATTACCCAAACATTCGCCAAACGCCGTATTGAAGATGATGGCGCAACCGATGCTTGGTGGCCACAATTGCACTCTTTTGCCGTAGGGTTAAAAGGTGCGCCCGATCTGGCGGCGGCACAAAAAGTGGCAGATGCTATTGGTACTATCCACCATGAGATCCACTTTACCTTTCAAGAAGGTCTAGATGCTATCCGGGATGTGATTTACCACTTAGAAACCTATGATGTCACTACCATTCGAGCGGCAACACCAATGTATTTGATGGCGCGTAAGATTAAAGCCATGGGAATTAAGATGGTACTGTCCGGAGAAGGCGCCGATGAACTGTTTGGTGGCTATCTGTATTTCCACAAGGCCCCCAATGCTCAAGCTTTCCATGAAGAGCTGGTACGTAAACTGGACAAATTGCATCTGTATGATTGCCTGCGCGCCAACAAAGCCATGGCATCATGGGGGCTAGAAGCCCGAGTGCCTTTCCTAGATAAAGAATTTATGGATGTGGCGATGCGTATCAACCCACAGGCAAAAATGTCAGTTGATGGCCGTATCGAAAAACAGATCTTGCGTGAAGCCTTTGAAGATATTCTGCCCCATGAAGTCGCATGGCGTCAGAAAGAACAATTCAGTGATGGTGTAGGCTACTCTTGGATTGATGGTCTGAAAGAACAGGCCGCAGCACAGGTTGGCGATCGTGAACTCGAAAACGCTCACTTCCGCTTCCCGTACAACACTCCGGACACAAAGGAAGGCTACTTCTACCGGGCTATTTTTGAAGAACACTTCCCACTGGCCAGTGCAGCAGAAACTGTGCCAGGTGGTAAATCAGTAGCCTGTTCAACACCAGAGGCGCTGGCATGGGATGCTAGCTTAAGTGGGGTGATTGACCCATCTGGCCGCGCAGTGCGCTCTGTTCACGCTGATAGCTACTAA
- a CDS encoding DUF2238 domain-containing protein, translating to MIDSMISTRLLQFYCVVFWLVMIWSAIAPLDRFTWLLEVLPALIGFALLALTVKRFPLTPMLYTLILLHCIVLMVGGHYTYAEVPLFDWFSELSGAERNNYDKLGHFMQGFVPVMIAREICQRQQVFRTHGWQNFFIVCFALALSAFYELLEWWVALASGESAEAFLGTQGYEWDTQSDMAFALTGALIALLLLSRFHDRQLRTLENALK from the coding sequence ATGATTGACAGTATGATTTCAACGCGATTACTTCAATTTTACTGTGTGGTGTTCTGGCTGGTAATGATATGGTCAGCCATCGCACCCTTGGATCGTTTTACTTGGCTACTGGAAGTTCTGCCTGCGCTAATCGGATTTGCCTTATTGGCTCTCACCGTCAAACGCTTTCCATTAACGCCTATGCTCTATACCTTGATCTTGCTGCACTGCATTGTGCTTATGGTTGGTGGTCATTACACCTACGCTGAAGTGCCACTTTTTGACTGGTTTAGCGAGCTAAGCGGCGCAGAGCGAAACAATTACGATAAGCTCGGCCATTTTATGCAAGGCTTCGTGCCAGTAATGATTGCCAGGGAGATTTGTCAACGACAGCAGGTATTTCGTACTCACGGCTGGCAGAATTTCTTTATTGTCTGCTTTGCTCTGGCACTCAGTGCATTTTATGAATTACTGGAATGGTGGGTTGCCCTTGCCAGTGGCGAGAGTGCAGAAGCATTTCTTGGCACCCAGGGATATGAATGGGATACCCAAAGTGATATGGCTTTTGCCCTCACAGGTGCCCTCATCGCATTACTACTGCTTAGCCGTTTTCATGACCGACAATTACGGACATTAGAAAACGCATTAAAATAA
- a CDS encoding VOC family protein, with protein sequence MERHHRINYLELPVRDLAVTKAFFTRVFGWQFEDYGAHYSCFTDAGIAGGFYQEARTFNLAKGSPLVVLFSLDLAQTQDQVVAAGGEISKPIFSFPGGRRFHFLDPNGNEYAVWGHAPQAENAEG encoded by the coding sequence ATGGAAAGGCATCATCGCATTAACTATCTGGAATTGCCCGTCAGGGATTTAGCGGTAACTAAGGCGTTTTTTACCCGGGTGTTTGGCTGGCAGTTTGAGGATTATGGTGCTCATTATAGTTGTTTTACGGATGCCGGGATTGCTGGTGGTTTTTATCAGGAAGCCAGAACCTTTAATTTGGCCAAAGGGTCACCACTGGTCGTACTCTTCAGTTTAGATTTAGCGCAAACTCAGGACCAAGTTGTGGCTGCCGGAGGCGAGATTAGCAAGCCCATTTTCAGTTTTCCCGGTGGTCGCCGGTTTCATTTTCTTGATCCAAATGGCAATGAATATGCTGTATGGGGACATGCTCCCCAAGCTGAGAACGCTGAGGGGTAA
- a CDS encoding DUF445 domain-containing protein has product MDKSVATNLLAAICVAVGYFWPNAMLQTIGLFALSGAVTNWLAVHMLFEKVPGLYGSGVIPARFEQFKAAIAKLMMEQFFTRENIERFLSQSGSAVDRLNLTPVINKVDLEPAFNALVDTVANSSFGGMLAMFGGTDALEPMKQPFIDKMKASLTELADSEQFHTLLKEELEQSDLLVGMQDKIQKIVDQRLEELTPQMVKQMVQQMIKEHLGWLVVWGGVFGALIGLAAALLQQ; this is encoded by the coding sequence TTGGACAAGAGTGTTGCAACCAATTTGCTGGCGGCTATCTGTGTCGCGGTGGGATATTTCTGGCCCAATGCCATGTTACAGACTATCGGGCTATTTGCTCTGTCTGGCGCAGTAACCAACTGGTTGGCTGTCCATATGCTGTTTGAAAAAGTACCGGGTTTATATGGCTCTGGGGTGATCCCCGCACGATTTGAACAGTTTAAAGCTGCCATTGCAAAACTTATGATGGAGCAGTTTTTTACCCGGGAAAATATTGAACGATTTCTTAGTCAATCTGGCTCCGCCGTTGACCGTTTAAATTTAACCCCAGTAATTAATAAAGTTGATCTGGAACCGGCTTTTAATGCCTTAGTTGATACAGTGGCCAATTCATCTTTTGGTGGCATGCTGGCCATGTTTGGTGGCACTGACGCTTTGGAGCCGATGAAACAGCCGTTTATCGACAAGATGAAAGCATCCCTGACGGAGTTAGCTGACAGTGAGCAATTCCATACCTTGCTTAAAGAAGAACTGGAACAGTCAGATCTGTTAGTGGGAATGCAGGATAAAATCCAGAAAATTGTTGATCAGCGTTTAGAAGAACTGACGCCACAGATGGTCAAACAGATGGTTCAGCAGATGATCAAAGAGCATCTCGGCTGGCTGGTGGTTTGGGGCGGCGTTTTTGGGGCACTTATCGGTTTAGCTGCTGCGCTGTTACAGCAATAA
- a CDS encoding 2Fe-2S iron-sulfur cluster-binding protein codes for MTVFYVNNKEFTALAGETVLDTLLRYGYPVNYSCKKGRCRSCLLQHLDGELALIAQRGLEPEQKSAGLLFACQCLPAPGLALATPDAGELYFQSSVQQVEYLTDSIAALTLSCDPAKRFQAGQCVNLRRKDGISRSYAIAAVPNEEQVVIHIRRKRNGLFSQWLFHDAIPGEPLDMQGPWGHCHYFSGLPEDTLVLIGSGTGLGAAAGIAMEALAREHKGNIYLYHSGRNLADLYQHKAMLKLMLMHRNFFYQACISSEAEKDDIDGKRVRWADPLELVAGRHHYDRYHRVFLCGEPKMVLRGQERAFLGGVPIERIHVLSFDYRELRKHARNWL; via the coding sequence ATGACAGTTTTTTACGTGAATAATAAAGAGTTTACGGCATTGGCTGGCGAGACTGTGCTCGATACCTTATTAAGGTATGGTTATCCGGTAAATTATTCCTGCAAGAAAGGGCGTTGCCGCAGCTGCTTATTGCAGCATCTTGATGGGGAATTAGCTCTCATCGCCCAAAGAGGGCTGGAGCCAGAGCAAAAAAGTGCTGGTTTGTTATTTGCCTGCCAATGTTTACCCGCGCCCGGTTTGGCGTTGGCGACCCCTGATGCTGGAGAGCTCTATTTTCAATCATCAGTGCAGCAGGTGGAATATTTAACCGACTCTATCGCAGCTTTAACCTTGTCATGTGATCCTGCCAAGCGTTTTCAAGCCGGGCAGTGTGTCAATCTGCGCCGTAAAGATGGTATCAGTCGCAGCTATGCAATTGCTGCTGTTCCCAATGAGGAACAGGTTGTTATTCATATTCGGCGTAAGCGTAATGGTCTGTTTAGCCAGTGGTTGTTTCATGATGCGATTCCGGGGGAGCCGCTGGATATGCAGGGACCATGGGGACATTGTCATTATTTCTCTGGTTTACCGGAAGATACCTTAGTGTTAATTGGCAGTGGCACCGGATTAGGCGCCGCTGCGGGTATAGCTATGGAGGCTTTAGCGCGAGAGCATAAAGGCAATATTTATTTGTACCACAGTGGCCGAAATTTGGCTGATCTGTATCAGCATAAAGCCATGTTGAAACTGATGCTGATGCATAGAAACTTTTTTTATCAGGCTTGTATCAGCTCTGAAGCGGAAAAAGATGATATTGATGGCAAGCGGGTGCGTTGGGCCGATCCCTTGGAGCTGGTGGCTGGTCGTCATCACTATGATCGATATCATCGGGTTTTTCTTTGTGGTGAGCCAAAGATGGTACTGCGAGGGCAAGAGCGGGCATTTCTTGGTGGAGTGCCGATAGAGCGCATTCATGTTTTGTCTTTTGATTACCGCGAGCTACGTAAACATGCCAGAAATTGGCTTTAA
- the yqfB gene encoding N(4)-acetylcytidine aminohydrolase: protein MCQPLTEITFFERFEADILHGVKTITLRDKSESGVYPGQVLPVATFEQQRHFCNIEVLAITPIAFSALTELEAAQENMTLSQLQQVIQQIYPGITELYKISFRLI, encoded by the coding sequence ATGTGCCAGCCATTAACTGAAATTACATTTTTTGAACGGTTTGAAGCGGATATTTTGCATGGCGTAAAAACCATCACGTTAAGAGATAAAAGTGAATCTGGGGTGTATCCCGGTCAGGTGTTGCCGGTTGCCACTTTTGAGCAGCAGCGGCATTTTTGCAATATTGAAGTCCTAGCGATAACGCCAATCGCGTTTAGCGCGCTGACAGAATTAGAGGCCGCACAGGAAAATATGACGCTTAGCCAATTGCAGCAGGTGATTCAGCAAATTTATCCCGGCATTACTGAGCTCTATAAGATCAGTTTCCGCCTGATCTAA
- a CDS encoding DUF2986 domain-containing protein: protein MNKKQKVLKQMAKRAKAKENKKEKPNPSKKAKPRYISKAERAKLEQQAAQDNQTEQSQTALPEQTADSQA from the coding sequence ATGAACAAAAAACAGAAAGTACTGAAACAGATGGCTAAACGGGCCAAAGCCAAAGAAAACAAAAAAGAAAAGCCAAATCCAAGCAAAAAGGCCAAGCCAAGATACATCTCTAAAGCAGAGCGCGCCAAACTGGAGCAGCAAGCGGCACAGGACAATCAGACTGAGCAAAGTCAAACTGCCCTGCCAGAGCAAACAGCAGATAGCCAAGCGTAA
- a CDS encoding MATE family efflux transporter encodes MAQAKFVTGSIMRHIWVMSSTSAVGISALFVVDLLDMFFLSLLGHQELAAAVGYAGTISFFTTSIGIGLSIALGAVVSRAIGQRDMAAAKRLLMSAAVVTVVVAILVSVIVTLNIPTLLDWVGASGETKTLAAKYLYILVPSLPFICLAMALGAALRAVGDARLSMLSTLAGGGVNAVLDPIFIFLLAMGIEGAAVASVLARLAVMLVAGRGVIIKHRLLGRLDWPGFKADLRPVLAIAVPAMLTNIATPIGNGVVTRAIAEFGDAYVAGWAVVGRVIPVAFGMIFALSGAIGPIIGQNFGAREFGRVRETLTRAIQFCIGYVLLVSLLLLMCRQPLVAAFDLSGKSADIAHFFLTFIAVSFIFNGILFVANASFNNLGKAKYSTFFNVGKALLGTIPFVYVGGLLGGAHGVLVGQALGSVVFGGAGVMVAYRLVEKVRMQHQFQVDEATSIPVGRVAVSGKDPLEDEADFEELSPVAASPLSSSCAQMAQLAEEQDLSDCEAAERRKQAQLYTNN; translated from the coding sequence ATGGCACAAGCCAAGTTTGTAACCGGCAGTATTATGCGCCATATATGGGTGATGAGCTCCACCTCTGCGGTGGGGATTTCAGCCCTGTTTGTGGTGGATTTGCTGGATATGTTTTTTCTCAGCCTGCTAGGGCACCAGGAATTGGCGGCGGCGGTTGGCTATGCCGGAACGATTTCATTTTTTACCACTTCGATTGGCATCGGGCTTTCGATAGCCCTGGGCGCAGTTGTATCTCGAGCCATTGGGCAGCGGGATATGGCGGCGGCCAAGCGTTTGCTGATGAGCGCTGCGGTGGTGACTGTGGTTGTGGCGATATTGGTGTCTGTCATCGTGACGCTGAATATTCCAACCTTACTGGATTGGGTCGGAGCCAGTGGTGAGACCAAAACCTTAGCGGCAAAGTACCTGTATATTTTGGTGCCATCACTGCCTTTTATCTGCTTGGCTATGGCGCTGGGGGCAGCGTTGCGGGCGGTGGGTGATGCAAGATTATCCATGTTATCGACCTTAGCCGGTGGTGGCGTTAATGCGGTATTGGATCCCATCTTTATTTTCCTATTGGCCATGGGCATTGAAGGGGCGGCGGTTGCATCCGTGTTAGCGCGTTTGGCCGTTATGTTGGTGGCCGGTCGCGGGGTTATTATCAAGCATCGATTGCTAGGGCGATTGGACTGGCCGGGGTTTAAAGCCGATTTACGCCCTGTGTTGGCGATTGCCGTGCCTGCTATGTTGACCAATATTGCCACGCCTATCGGTAATGGTGTGGTGACCCGCGCGATTGCTGAATTTGGTGATGCTTATGTGGCGGGTTGGGCCGTGGTTGGTCGGGTGATCCCGGTGGCTTTTGGTATGATTTTCGCGCTGTCTGGGGCCATCGGCCCGATTATCGGTCAAAACTTTGGTGCCCGCGAATTTGGTCGGGTGCGGGAAACGTTGACCCGAGCGATTCAATTTTGTATTGGCTATGTACTTTTGGTCTCCCTGCTGTTGTTAATGTGCCGTCAACCACTAGTCGCTGCGTTTGACCTTTCTGGTAAGAGTGCGGATATTGCCCACTTCTTTCTGACGTTTATTGCTGTGTCATTTATTTTTAACGGCATTTTATTTGTCGCCAATGCGTCATTTAATAATTTGGGTAAGGCAAAATATTCTACTTTTTTCAATGTTGGTAAGGCATTGCTAGGCACCATTCCTTTTGTGTATGTCGGTGGCCTGTTAGGTGGCGCCCATGGTGTATTGGTGGGTCAGGCGTTAGGTTCTGTGGTTTTTGGGGGTGCTGGCGTGATGGTGGCATATCGGCTGGTGGAGAAAGTGCGTATGCAACATCAATTTCAGGTCGATGAGGCTACAAGCATTCCGGTTGGACGTGTGGCAGTATCAGGAAAGGATCCTTTAGAGGACGAGGCGGATTTCGAGGAGTTATCACCGGTTGCGGCCAGTCCATTATCTTCATCCTGTGCCCAGATGGCACAATTGGCAGAAGAGCAAGATCTCAGTGATTGTGAAGCGGCTGAGCGGCGTAAGCAGGCCCAGTTATATACGAATAACTAA
- a CDS encoding ion transporter — protein sequence MRPDPARDSALRAKLRSVIFGTDTPAGRYFDMVLIISIIMSVALILLQTVDSMQAQYGTLMLKLEWGFTILFTVEYILRLYCSARPLKYMLSFYGVVDLLSILPSYLELLFPGANMTMVIRVLRLFRIFRVLKLIRYLSEGNMLLRAMMLSSRKIFVFFFSISLLIMVLSAIMYAVEGPANGFSSIPKSIYWTIVTITTVGYGDITPKTALGQGIASFTMLLGYSIIAIPSGIVTAEISQQIGHRRDLRRCPNCLKTGHDPEAHYCNRCGSELPEDI from the coding sequence ATGCGTCCCGACCCCGCCCGCGATTCCGCGCTGCGCGCCAAACTTCGAAGTGTTATTTTTGGTACCGATACCCCGGCTGGCAGATATTTCGATATGGTGCTGATTATCAGCATTATTATGAGTGTTGCTCTGATTTTGCTGCAGACTGTTGACAGCATGCAAGCGCAGTATGGCACCCTGATGTTAAAGCTGGAATGGGGCTTTACCATTCTATTTACTGTGGAATATATCCTGCGGCTTTACTGTTCCGCTCGGCCGCTGAAATATATGCTCAGCTTTTATGGCGTGGTGGATCTGTTATCTATTTTGCCTAGTTATCTCGAATTGTTGTTCCCTGGTGCCAATATGACCATGGTGATCCGGGTGTTGCGGCTATTCAGAATTTTCCGCGTGCTGAAACTTATCCGTTATCTCAGCGAAGGCAATATGTTACTGCGAGCAATGATGCTAAGCAGTCGTAAAATTTTTGTGTTCTTTTTCTCTATCAGTCTGTTGATTATGGTACTGAGCGCCATTATGTACGCTGTTGAAGGACCGGCTAATGGCTTTAGTTCTATCCCGAAATCCATTTACTGGACGATTGTCACGATTACGACCGTCGGCTATGGCGATATTACCCCGAAAACCGCATTAGGCCAGGGGATAGCATCCTTTACCATGTTATTGGGTTATTCCATTATTGCCATCCCTAGTGGGATTGTGACGGCGGAAATCTCTCAGCAAATAGGTCACCGCCGGGATCTGCGTCGTTGTCCTAATTGTTTGAAAACGGGTCACGATCCCGAGGCGCATTACTGTAATCGTTGTGGCAGTGAGTTGCCGGAAGATATTTAA
- a CDS encoding murein L,D-transpeptidase family protein: MADLVVVDKSARTMTLYQQNTVLASYQIALGDTPVGHKLQEGDQRTPQGRYLLDYKKLDSAYYRAIHISYPNQADRLRAQALGVSPGGQIMIHGQNPNSSLPPKEQQQYNWTNGCIAVTNAEMDEIWPLISPGTPIEIWP, from the coding sequence ATGGCTGATTTAGTGGTAGTCGATAAGTCTGCTCGCACCATGACGCTGTATCAACAAAATACCGTGCTGGCCAGCTACCAAATAGCCTTAGGGGATACCCCTGTCGGCCATAAGCTGCAAGAAGGGGATCAGCGTACCCCACAAGGGCGTTATCTGCTTGATTATAAAAAACTGGACAGCGCCTACTACCGCGCCATTCATATCTCTTATCCAAATCAAGCTGACAGGCTGCGAGCTCAGGCACTTGGCGTATCCCCTGGGGGACAGATTATGATCCACGGGCAAAATCCCAATTCATCTCTCCCCCCCAAGGAGCAACAACAATATAACTGGACCAATGGCTGCATTGCCGTTACCAATGCAGAAATGGATGAAATCTGGCCACTTATTTCCCCAGGTACACCAATTGAAATTTGGCCCTAA
- a CDS encoding VOC family protein, whose translation MDYHTLMQSWADFSAQIQTMISELGLTELHCDHAALRVNDLAQAEALKQAFSQQGQLISDNQINGRSICIFKLDQPLPLGTLRVNCIELPFPSDKHYPTPGWEHIELVVPTRANMPTALNCEALLEQIKEQFPQLIPVLAGETGYKIKLSSPASEHERLANPTVALKKDGLCIKLHPHGIEAVIASERS comes from the coding sequence ATGGATTATCACACTTTGATGCAAAGCTGGGCGGATTTTTCCGCTCAAATACAAACAATGATCAGCGAGCTGGGACTGACTGAGCTGCATTGTGATCACGCTGCTTTACGGGTTAATGACCTGGCACAAGCCGAAGCCCTTAAACAGGCATTCAGCCAGCAGGGACAACTGATCTCCGATAACCAAATTAACGGACGTAGTATCTGCATTTTCAAACTTGACCAGCCACTACCACTCGGCACGCTAAGGGTAAATTGTATTGAATTACCTTTTCCCTCAGACAAGCACTACCCGACACCTGGCTGGGAACATATTGAGCTGGTCGTCCCCACCCGAGCTAACATGCCTACCGCCTTGAACTGTGAGGCATTGCTTGAACAGATAAAGGAACAATTTCCGCAGTTGATCCCTGTTTTAGCTGGTGAAACTGGTTATAAAATCAAACTCAGCTCCCCTGCTAGCGAGCATGAACGTCTTGCTAACCCCACTGTGGCACTGAAAAAAGATGGGCTGTGCATCAAACTTCATCCCCATGGGATTGAAGCGGTAATCGCCAGTGAACGCTCTTAA
- a CDS encoding class I SAM-dependent methyltransferase, with amino-acid sequence MTSTPDIQRGNHAVEQAVQLPFSQACENNKMPIWQQLAPLFKSRKQILEIGSGSGQHATFFAPQLPHCQWQCTERPQFLNGLQARLEQEDVANIPDAVPLDVLTPPLCPPCQCDAIFTANTLHIMSPAAVKACFALAGKWLPLGGLMVIYGPVNRQGRFTSASNKAFDQRIRARDSQSGIRDIAWLTALAGEVGLTLQQDLTMPANNCLLVMEKTSA; translated from the coding sequence ATGACATCAACCCCTGACATTCAACGTGGCAATCACGCAGTCGAGCAAGCAGTTCAACTGCCATTTTCACAGGCCTGTGAAAATAACAAAATGCCGATTTGGCAACAGCTTGCCCCGTTATTTAAGTCCAGAAAACAGATCTTAGAAATCGGCAGTGGTAGCGGTCAGCATGCCACCTTTTTTGCCCCACAATTACCTCATTGCCAGTGGCAATGCACTGAGCGTCCACAGTTCTTAAATGGACTACAGGCAAGGCTAGAACAGGAAGATGTGGCGAATATCCCCGACGCCGTGCCGCTGGATGTACTGACGCCGCCACTATGTCCACCTTGTCAATGTGATGCTATTTTTACCGCCAACACCCTGCATATTATGTCTCCTGCCGCCGTTAAAGCTTGTTTTGCACTAGCGGGGAAATGGCTGCCTCTGGGTGGTTTGATGGTTATTTATGGCCCGGTTAATCGCCAAGGACGCTTTACCTCGGCATCGAATAAAGCCTTTGATCAACGGATCCGAGCCAGAGATAGCCAAAGCGGGATCCGCGATATCGCTTGGTTGACAGCACTGGCTGGCGAGGTTGGATTAACGCTGCAGCAAGACCTGACAATGCCTGCTAATAACTGTTTGCTGGTCATGGAAAAAACCTCTGCTTAA
- a CDS encoding D-hexose-6-phosphate mutarotase, with product MAYVTTHKHPNGLDYVDIDTPLCHARIFLQGAQIVEFQPKGQPPLLWCSTENDYQPGQGIRGGVPICWPWFGQSEQADFPQHGFARNRIWQLDSVDVDSELVRLRFSLPRSEHDNKFWPHHSSLSVEFTLGQSLKIDLINENLSDNSIKLTQALHTYLPIGDIHRLKATGFAASQYIEFGEGPVKQQEDAVSFTQETDRVYTRLSPVQQLHTPDGIICVSRQHSRSAVLWNPWIDKSKRLSCFHDEDYLTMVCLEAANVLEDRVILPAGASHTLSTEISWAD from the coding sequence ATGGCTTATGTTACGACTCACAAGCACCCTAACGGTCTGGATTATGTTGATATCGACACCCCTTTGTGTCACGCCAGGATTTTTTTACAGGGCGCACAAATCGTTGAGTTTCAACCCAAGGGGCAACCACCACTGCTATGGTGCTCAACTGAAAATGACTACCAACCGGGCCAAGGGATCCGTGGCGGCGTGCCCATCTGCTGGCCTTGGTTCGGTCAAAGTGAACAAGCTGATTTTCCCCAACATGGTTTTGCCCGTAATCGGATCTGGCAATTAGACAGTGTGGATGTAGATAGTGAATTAGTGCGGTTACGGTTTAGCTTGCCCCGCTCTGAGCATGACAATAAATTCTGGCCCCACCACAGCAGCCTAAGTGTCGAGTTTACACTGGGGCAAAGTCTAAAAATTGATCTTATCAATGAAAACTTATCTGATAACAGCATTAAGCTGACCCAGGCATTGCACACTTATCTGCCTATTGGTGATATTCATCGCCTGAAAGCCACTGGCTTTGCGGCATCGCAATATATTGAATTTGGTGAGGGACCTGTTAAACAGCAGGAAGATGCGGTCAGTTTTACCCAAGAAACCGACCGAGTTTATACCCGCTTAAGCCCTGTGCAACAATTACATACTCCTGACGGTATCATTTGTGTCAGTCGGCAACATAGCCGCTCTGCTGTGTTGTGGAATCCCTGGATCGACAAATCCAAGCGTTTGAGCTGTTTCCACGATGAGGATTACCTCACCATGGTCTGCCTAGAAGCTGCCAACGTACTGGAAGATAGAGTCATTTTACCTGCTGGCGCCAGTCACACCCTGAGCACAGAAATCAGTTGGGCCGATTAA